In Myxococcales bacterium, one genomic interval encodes:
- a CDS encoding protein kinase, translated as MSEANAFGGYIVTRPEIAHGGSGLVHEGSAPDGKRRVAIKVLDKELIERNIQRALARKHPSLGNRPLEITQETRRAYEINVERFKIEYRTLLQLEHPNIARVFEIGFKEGHFFIVSEFVDGKPLAQYVKGWEPSEMIPLFVQFLEGLDFIHRSGLIHLDIKSDNILVEEVEGSPRVKIIDFGLAMTPSEYRGSFIGTISTMAPEVALGLREKVNSKSDLYSAGVVMYNCITWGAHPFERSARGSRDAIRKMIDGEEYISPDPPSAAHKQKGRFVPDFLDKIILKLLSFEPENRFYPNARAVINALRTHMPEAFGAKGSSEASYLRPPGLSRIGREKICDEIEPDIDRVISSEIPKNSLYHLTGPDGIGKSHLISCLKSTAEMDVERIALHSMTFPMSDDHMLESIARLERDMAENSKPIILFMDDLHELIQGSEAADRALKTLKGLASLFVERRKNQKLYSDLAPVLMVATSKSGSAVADGLMPEQLESVKFEIPPFKAADLKRYLKATPALSEREISSATIDLLIEQTAGIPQEIVERLEELDSKSALFDACGEVVITSQEISLRPEKPASGSTRERLLAKFHSLEPAEREAAEIAACLAFKPFLPPPSASLIMKLLDRTTSAQTIRMLCDKGILRPAKSKAGSVKDPYTFVDEAYMPGLIHSEMETKRREMLHDAIFLELEKRGKKSEEFQNELLLHLAFSSDTRRAASSAIKLGRRMLNHEGKAALAVELLELALQKIDAENWKFRSYVLSLISGAHLNQDRYTEAELTIREAQKITREKCGFWHDQVTSLAIIKTLRGGDLTSAGKLIEKEKNSCSECDTLFRKAFFMNFEGQLFYHRAYREPQRSRELLEESKKLFEKSAELEQLLPKNRVELISNNLLYSVLMSLGNYRAAAANLEKQIEEKKLGIYSLNSAYVTLAEIYRLSGNFDKALLWARKALRLAESKLAGFPLLQVHATLANIFYDQGDYPRCMEECNKQISASACLGGENYALFAARVWSLMGRCCNEMGDYNKAILYFEAALAGDRRDFFTMSAMEGLGEAHFGNGNFEEMEKCFEEADRMLSGMPEDVSSNSHRYRILLLRARAKLSSGETDDLESLLSGLKKYSHGDKAHEEEISEIEERMAEILR; from the coding sequence ATGTCTGAAGCGAACGCGTTTGGCGGTTACATAGTAACCCGGCCTGAGATTGCGCACGGGGGATCGGGACTCGTTCATGAAGGATCCGCCCCCGATGGCAAACGCCGAGTCGCAATCAAGGTCCTGGACAAGGAACTCATAGAAAGAAATATACAGCGCGCATTAGCGCGAAAGCATCCTTCACTCGGAAATCGCCCTCTGGAGATAACTCAAGAGACCAGGCGGGCATACGAGATCAACGTAGAACGTTTCAAGATAGAATACAGAACGCTTCTCCAACTCGAGCATCCCAATATAGCGAGGGTCTTTGAAATAGGATTCAAGGAGGGCCACTTTTTCATAGTCTCGGAATTCGTCGACGGAAAACCACTCGCGCAGTACGTAAAGGGGTGGGAACCCTCCGAGATGATTCCACTGTTCGTGCAATTCCTAGAAGGACTCGACTTCATACACAGAAGCGGGCTCATACATCTCGATATCAAATCCGACAACATTCTCGTCGAAGAGGTGGAAGGATCCCCGAGGGTGAAGATAATCGACTTCGGCCTCGCTATGACCCCTTCCGAATATAGAGGAAGCTTCATAGGAACCATTTCTACGATGGCGCCGGAGGTGGCTCTCGGCCTACGCGAAAAGGTGAACTCCAAGTCAGACCTGTATTCGGCAGGGGTGGTCATGTACAACTGCATCACCTGGGGAGCTCATCCGTTCGAAAGGAGCGCAAGGGGATCGCGCGACGCCATACGGAAAATGATCGACGGCGAGGAGTACATATCGCCGGATCCTCCATCGGCGGCACACAAGCAAAAAGGAAGATTCGTCCCTGACTTTCTGGACAAGATAATCCTGAAGCTTCTTTCATTCGAGCCTGAAAATAGGTTCTATCCAAACGCGCGTGCGGTAATAAACGCACTTCGGACTCATATGCCTGAAGCCTTCGGTGCGAAGGGTTCCTCAGAGGCCTCATATCTCCGCCCACCCGGACTTTCTCGCATAGGCCGCGAAAAGATATGTGACGAAATAGAACCCGATATCGATAGGGTGATTTCATCGGAGATCCCTAAGAATTCGCTCTATCACCTGACCGGCCCGGACGGGATCGGCAAATCACATCTCATCTCCTGTCTCAAAAGCACAGCGGAGATGGACGTCGAGAGAATAGCGCTGCATTCAATGACATTTCCGATGTCTGATGATCACATGCTCGAGTCGATAGCTCGCCTCGAGCGAGACATGGCGGAAAATTCCAAGCCTATCATCCTCTTCATGGATGATCTCCATGAACTCATACAAGGATCGGAAGCGGCCGACAGAGCTCTTAAAACGTTAAAGGGATTGGCATCGCTGTTTGTGGAACGCAGAAAAAATCAGAAACTCTATTCCGATCTAGCTCCCGTTCTGATGGTCGCGACATCAAAATCCGGCAGTGCGGTCGCGGATGGTTTGATGCCGGAACAGCTTGAATCGGTAAAATTCGAGATCCCGCCATTTAAAGCCGCCGATCTGAAGAGATATCTCAAGGCCACGCCGGCGCTCTCCGAAAGGGAAATCTCCTCTGCAACAATAGATCTCCTGATAGAACAGACTGCGGGAATACCGCAGGAGATAGTCGAGAGGCTGGAGGAGCTCGACAGCAAAAGTGCGCTTTTCGACGCATGCGGGGAGGTTGTTATTACCTCGCAGGAAATATCGCTCCGTCCGGAAAAACCCGCCAGCGGGTCAACGCGGGAGAGACTGCTTGCAAAATTTCACTCCCTCGAACCGGCTGAACGCGAAGCGGCGGAGATTGCCGCCTGTCTGGCATTCAAGCCCTTTCTTCCCCCTCCATCCGCCTCACTTATCATGAAGCTCTTAGACAGGACCACCTCCGCACAGACCATAAGGATGCTTTGCGACAAGGGAATACTGAGGCCTGCCAAGTCGAAAGCGGGAAGCGTTAAAGATCCTTACACCTTTGTCGATGAAGCCTACATGCCGGGGCTCATCCATTCTGAAATGGAAACCAAACGCCGCGAGATGCTCCACGACGCGATATTTCTTGAACTCGAGAAGCGCGGGAAAAAAAGCGAAGAATTCCAAAATGAACTCCTCCTTCATCTTGCCTTTTCCAGCGACACCCGGAGGGCGGCATCTTCGGCGATCAAGCTCGGCAGGCGGATGCTAAACCACGAGGGCAAAGCCGCACTTGCGGTTGAACTCTTAGAGCTCGCGCTCCAAAAGATAGATGCGGAAAACTGGAAATTCCGATCGTATGTTCTGTCCCTCATATCGGGGGCTCATCTGAATCAGGATAGGTACACTGAGGCGGAACTCACAATAAGAGAGGCGCAGAAAATCACGCGAGAAAAATGCGGTTTTTGGCACGACCAAGTGACGTCCCTCGCGATAATAAAAACTCTGCGTGGCGGCGACCTCACTTCCGCAGGCAAGCTCATCGAAAAAGAAAAGAATTCATGTTCCGAATGCGACACGCTCTTTCGCAAGGCCTTCTTCATGAATTTCGAGGGACAGCTTTTCTACCACAGGGCATATCGCGAACCACAACGTTCGAGGGAGTTGCTCGAAGAGTCAAAAAAACTTTTTGAAAAGAGCGCTGAGCTCGAGCAGCTCCTCCCTAAAAACCGCGTCGAGCTAATATCGAACAATCTGTTATACTCGGTTCTGATGTCGCTCGGAAATTATCGGGCGGCTGCTGCTAATCTTGAAAAACAGATCGAAGAAAAAAAGCTCGGCATATATTCGCTAAACTCGGCATACGTTACGCTCGCTGAAATATACAGGCTCTCCGGAAACTTCGATAAGGCTCTTCTCTGGGCGAGAAAGGCCCTGAGGCTCGCTGAAAGCAAGCTCGCCGGCTTTCCGCTGCTGCAGGTTCATGCGACGCTGGCCAACATATTCTATGATCAGGGCGACTACCCGCGCTGCATGGAGGAATGCAACAAACAGATATCGGCCAGCGCATGCCTGGGCGGTGAAAACTACGCCCTCTTTGCGGCACGCGTATGGTCACTGATGGGAAGATGCTGCAACGAGATGGGGGACTACAATAAGGCGATACTATATTTTGAAGCGGCGCTCGCCGGCGACCGCCGCGACTTCTTCACCATGTCGGCCATGGAAGGGCTTGGCGAAGCCCACTTCGGCAATGGAAATTTCGAAGAGATGGAAAAATGCTTCGAGGAGGCCGATCGCATGCTTTCTGGAATGCCGGAGGACGTCTCATCGAATTCGCACCGCTATCGAATCCTGCTTCTGCGCGCGCGCGCAAAACTCTCATCGGGGGAGACAGACGATCTCGAATCCCTCCTCTCCGGCCTCAAGAAATACTCTCACGGCGACAAGGCGCATGAAGAGGAAATTTCCGAGATCGAAGAACGCATGGCAGAAATACTACGGTAA
- a CDS encoding HAMP domain-containing histidine kinase: protein MKQRIYEIRHRDTGLKLKIKAGSFRDAVSKTFDSSLSAWSCESGGALNDILAKMRQFAHDASGPLSFIREYIAVGPDRCAEILPDEDIGAIAQRAYSKIEDILLKIRNCIVFDQDEVPVRCDFAGIVSEVIQELSPVAERRKVHLNYIGPDSIFAILRRGEISALIYNLVTNAIEAAAEGGGLVEICASSCADEIRFSVSDDGVGISDEIRERIFERGFSSGKKCGSGFGLSSAKETARKHMGDLWLDCADGERTSFVAAIARDCSSVNMSRIKSRLTSAFEMWPMLREITFDP from the coding sequence ATGAAGCAGAGAATCTATGAAATTAGGCACAGGGATACCGGCCTGAAGCTGAAAATCAAGGCGGGAAGTTTTCGCGATGCAGTGAGTAAAACCTTCGATTCTTCACTTTCGGCCTGGAGCTGCGAGTCCGGCGGAGCGCTTAACGATATCTTGGCGAAGATGCGGCAGTTCGCCCATGATGCCTCAGGCCCGCTTTCCTTCATAAGGGAATACATCGCCGTCGGTCCTGACCGCTGCGCTGAGATTCTTCCGGATGAGGACATAGGAGCGATAGCGCAGCGCGCCTATTCGAAGATAGAGGATATCCTTCTCAAGATAAGAAACTGTATAGTTTTCGATCAGGATGAAGTTCCGGTTCGCTGCGACTTTGCCGGTATAGTTTCCGAGGTGATTCAGGAACTTTCTCCTGTCGCGGAGAGGAGAAAGGTTCATCTTAACTATATAGGCCCCGATTCCATTTTTGCAATTCTGCGCCGAGGGGAAATTTCGGCGCTGATTTATAATCTCGTTACAAATGCGATCGAGGCCGCTGCGGAAGGGGGAGGGCTGGTGGAAATCTGCGCATCTTCCTGTGCTGATGAAATCAGATTTTCGGTTTCGGATGACGGAGTTGGAATCTCCGATGAGATTCGCGAGCGAATTTTCGAGAGGGGATTCAGCTCGGGGAAGAAGTGTGGCAGCGGGTTTGGTCTTTCATCGGCGAAGGAAACGGCCAGGAAGCACATGGGCGATCTTTGGCTCGACTGTGCCGATGGAGAGAGGACGAGCTTTGTGGCCGCCATCGCGAGAGACTGTTCTTCGGTCAACATGTCGCGCATCAAATCCCGCCTGACATCGGCCTTCGAAATGTGGCCCATGCTGAGGGAAATCACATTTGATCCCTGA
- a CDS encoding tetratricopeptide repeat protein: protein MKLIMIIAALLTIAMAGCGGGKRASTVDTIKVDVKRLNLRGNEFYYQGRYDDAARFYGRALSISERIDHEEGVAESLNNLGQLYLVAGSYDDACTKFREALEINDRIGNLKGAGANLNNIGSAQMAKDDLVSARSSFLEAMKRYRDAKDGEGVATVLSNEALIDIESGELASARDKLSQSLAISIPKKLHRLSATSHYSLGRLAEKEGDFEAALQGYDRALAEDKLVEYSAGISKDLDALARVNRALGRDAEADDYMNRARKSKELP from the coding sequence GTGAAGCTGATAATGATAATTGCTGCGCTGCTGACGATAGCAATGGCAGGGTGTGGCGGCGGAAAGAGAGCTTCCACGGTCGATACGATAAAGGTCGATGTTAAGCGCCTCAACCTTCGCGGAAACGAGTTTTACTATCAGGGGCGCTACGATGATGCCGCCAGGTTCTACGGTCGCGCTCTCTCGATATCCGAGAGGATAGATCATGAGGAAGGGGTCGCCGAAAGCCTGAACAATCTTGGCCAGCTGTATCTTGTCGCAGGCAGTTACGACGATGCCTGCACGAAATTTCGCGAGGCATTGGAGATCAACGACAGGATAGGAAATTTGAAGGGGGCAGGGGCGAACTTGAATAATATCGGCAGTGCGCAGATGGCAAAAGATGATTTAGTATCTGCTCGTAGCTCATTTTTAGAAGCGATGAAGAGATATCGCGACGCTAAGGACGGCGAGGGGGTCGCGACCGTTCTAAGTAACGAGGCCCTTATCGATATCGAATCGGGAGAGCTTGCCTCTGCTCGCGACAAACTCTCCCAATCGCTGGCGATATCGATTCCTAAAAAACTTCACCGCCTTTCCGCGACATCTCACTATTCGCTGGGGAGGCTCGCTGAAAAAGAGGGGGATTTTGAGGCCGCCCTGCAAGGGTATGATCGTGCTCTTGCTGAAGACAAGCTGGTCGAATATTCTGCGGGGATCTCCAAAGATTTGGATGCCCTCGCGCGGGTGAACCGAGCCCTCGGTCGCGACGCAGAGGCCGATGACTATATGAACAGGGCGCGAAAAAGTAAGGAACTGCCGTGA
- a CDS encoding ATP-binding cassette domain-containing protein: MEISLENVSFRYDGGRLLIEDFSDRFQSGEIVGIVGSSGCGKSTLLKIISLLLRPICGVIRVDGDDFWSLGNREMNSLRGKTGFDFQDAALISNMSVERNLQLPVEYSMGDKSAAAKFAADAIVRGGLGEYSMMIPAALSYGIKRRVSLLRAEICAKGAFFCDEPNQVSDGRYKKLFSEILRKKRDAGALCLIASGDLTFLEPLVDRVVEIKP, encoded by the coding sequence TTGGAGATTTCCCTTGAAAATGTTTCATTTAGGTACGATGGCGGGCGTCTTCTGATAGAGGATTTTTCCGACCGCTTTCAGTCGGGAGAGATCGTTGGCATCGTGGGATCTTCAGGATGCGGGAAAAGCACTCTCCTGAAAATTATTTCACTCCTTCTACGGCCTATTTGCGGTGTAATTCGGGTCGATGGGGATGATTTTTGGTCGCTGGGCAACCGTGAGATGAACTCTCTAAGGGGAAAGACAGGCTTCGATTTTCAGGATGCAGCTTTAATTTCAAATATGAGCGTCGAGCGGAATTTACAGCTGCCGGTGGAATATTCCATGGGAGATAAATCTGCCGCTGCCAAGTTTGCAGCTGATGCCATCGTGCGAGGCGGGCTCGGCGAGTATTCGATGATGATTCCTGCGGCCCTCTCATATGGCATAAAGCGCCGCGTCTCACTGCTTCGCGCCGAAATTTGCGCCAAGGGCGCATTTTTCTGCGACGAGCCGAATCAGGTCTCGGACGGGCGCTACAAAAAACTTTTTTCCGAGATTTTGAGAAAAAAGAGGGATGCCGGAGCGCTATGTCTCATCGCTTCGGGCGATCTCACTTTTCTTGAACCGCTGGTGGATAGGGTGGTGGAGATAAAACCGTGA
- a CDS encoding MCE family protein, whose protein sequence is MIFKFKHLQKIVGLFVIIAALMVVVLLMLVARGQRWFQGYVRYTANLQSASGLKPGSLVVINDLEAGRIGRVVLDSNNRVEMQIQLFDQYADRVREGSSVRVLRPIVGSAVMALIPGDPAAPALAPGSLIPTEGAEAAGLDDLIEQATSLIAALGDPKGDLMLSLANVSTATKGIVDAMTKNDSSMKLLLERRDLYDKLSSAMGHLNHILGEVDKASPEIRDAIVEARRGLEEVNKVTLALQKSFLLRGNIKQQIKQDSTLKFEARP, encoded by the coding sequence ATGATTTTTAAATTCAAACATCTTCAAAAGATAGTCGGCCTTTTCGTCATCATCGCCGCACTGATGGTAGTCGTGCTCCTGATGCTCGTCGCACGCGGGCAGCGCTGGTTTCAGGGGTATGTTCGTTACACGGCAAATCTTCAAAGCGCTTCTGGTTTGAAGCCAGGCTCGCTCGTCGTCATCAACGATCTGGAGGCCGGTCGGATAGGGCGCGTTGTGCTAGATTCGAATAATCGTGTAGAGATGCAGATTCAGCTTTTCGATCAGTATGCCGACAGAGTCAGGGAAGGTAGTAGTGTCAGAGTTCTGCGTCCAATCGTAGGCTCTGCTGTGATGGCTCTGATCCCCGGCGATCCAGCCGCTCCAGCACTTGCGCCCGGCAGTCTTATTCCGACCGAAGGGGCGGAGGCAGCAGGCCTTGATGACCTGATAGAACAGGCGACTTCGCTGATAGCGGCCCTCGGCGATCCCAAAGGGGATCTCATGCTTTCCCTTGCCAACGTAAGCACGGCCACGAAGGGAATAGTTGATGCGATGACGAAAAATGACTCCAGCATGAAACTTCTCCTCGAGCGCCGCGATCTTTACGATAAATTGAGTTCGGCGATGGGGCATCTGAATCATATTCTTGGCGAGGTCGATAAAGCGAGTCCTGAGATCAGGGACGCGATAGTCGAGGCGCGTCGCGGGCTTGAAGAGGTTAACAAGGTAACGCTGGCCCTGCAGAAAAGTTTTCTGCTGCGCGGAAATATCAAGCAGCAGATAAAACAGGACTCGACGCTCAAGTTTGAAGCCCGGCCGTAA
- a CDS encoding protein kinase has translation MRTPEKESFAGYTVTKRDIARGCSSMIHEGLSHDGKIRVAIKILRPSKISKNRIERFKAEYKTLTKLNHPNIAKVLEAGFKEGTPFIISEFIEGKQILSALAGYEIGRMIPIFIELLKGLDFIHRSGMLHLDIKSQNVFVNANAKGNRLKILDFGLAMPEKEYRGEFVGSPSTMAPEIALGLSEKVGKRSDLYSAAVLMYQCLSKGRHPFDRTLQKSRAELMKMVEAEKEKLPAPLDREIPGWLELLLSRMLIFEPEERFYENAAGVIHAISSGRTSEASRTSRGSPEYLVPDPTKLVGLSEISKILTSEIEKSTSGDLPEKPLHIISGGHGMGKSHIVHFLKTFGDTISDRISIHRISFPSDDETLSEKIAELRISISDNKSPILLLIDNLDAAEGKTPIEAEVERLISGIFAFAAARTENPEIYSEIIPTIVAATVTEIQKVGFLKEILASALKLHELKPFTASDITEYLAATPAFFRRQIPSEATQHILKITGGIPLEVKELLSKNFEGLFSFDAAGEIILDPKIIAPSTFRHGASTAFERLLHKIKILDRDEIKLLESIACCTAAPYLEAPKFPLLKRVTGLKDIEEISERLMRAGILEMDRKDRIKFCDEHMPGMILMRMNPADRKKLHSELVKHVSLRWKNFHTAHGEDDKKAIKAAITLGKKMLKNHGDCSAAIKLYTSALKRGSEAHWKLRSYISSLIAAAALNTGDLTRAGEAIYSGSRMIPEGEYPAYRRRFALLDIAMALRAGTLNHAQRLIESSRLIAAKSRLEDYDLALKNYNGNLLYEMAIRDPSKDAKKLLEARKIFEGSKSMEFRLAPHSRKKVMNNLLYSVLTAQGLYEEAARTLEFEISGNKPDIFHLIPAYMAIAEGLRISGKTGRALLWAKRALKLAGNGNSGPMLAYSHAVLANIFYDMDDFQRCLAHCSSELASIACRSAHTTPNSMARIWSMMGRCHGESGNHRKAIVYFEAALASASEGYFAMSAYLGMGEAYLSLGKKKTAMEYIGCAEAMLKTMPVDEISKSHRKRAKQVKKLIRDQM, from the coding sequence ATGAGAACGCCGGAAAAAGAGAGCTTCGCGGGATATACAGTCACGAAGCGGGATATAGCCCGTGGCTGCTCCAGTATGATCCACGAGGGGCTCTCTCACGACGGGAAAATAAGGGTCGCGATAAAAATACTGCGCCCTTCTAAAATTTCAAAAAACAGAATAGAGCGGTTCAAGGCCGAGTATAAAACTCTCACAAAACTGAACCATCCGAACATAGCCAAAGTCCTTGAAGCGGGATTCAAGGAGGGCACCCCCTTCATAATTTCAGAGTTTATTGAGGGAAAGCAGATCCTCTCCGCGCTGGCCGGATATGAGATCGGCCGAATGATTCCGATATTTATAGAGCTGCTAAAGGGGCTGGATTTCATCCATCGAAGCGGAATGCTCCATCTGGATATCAAATCGCAGAACGTATTTGTAAACGCCAACGCAAAGGGAAATAGGTTAAAGATACTGGATTTCGGCCTGGCGATGCCGGAAAAAGAATATCGTGGAGAATTCGTCGGAAGCCCTTCGACGATGGCCCCCGAAATAGCCTTGGGGCTGTCGGAAAAAGTCGGAAAGCGCTCGGACCTGTATTCCGCGGCAGTACTCATGTACCAGTGTTTGTCCAAGGGGAGGCATCCCTTCGACAGAACTCTTCAAAAATCGCGAGCTGAACTCATGAAGATGGTGGAAGCGGAAAAGGAAAAGCTCCCCGCGCCGCTGGATAGAGAGATCCCGGGATGGCTGGAGCTGCTCCTTTCCAGGATGCTCATCTTCGAACCTGAGGAACGGTTCTATGAAAACGCCGCCGGAGTCATACACGCCATCTCTTCAGGAAGGACGTCGGAAGCATCGCGCACATCAAGGGGTTCGCCCGAGTATCTAGTACCCGATCCGACGAAACTGGTAGGGCTTTCAGAAATTTCAAAAATCCTGACCTCCGAAATCGAAAAGAGCACAAGCGGAGATCTGCCGGAAAAGCCGCTGCATATCATATCCGGCGGCCACGGGATGGGAAAAAGCCACATAGTACATTTTCTCAAAACATTCGGAGACACGATCTCCGACAGAATATCGATCCACCGAATCTCCTTCCCCTCAGACGATGAGACGCTCAGCGAAAAGATTGCTGAGCTGCGCATATCGATATCGGACAATAAGTCCCCAATTCTCTTGCTCATCGACAACCTGGATGCTGCCGAAGGCAAAACACCGATAGAAGCTGAGGTCGAAAGGTTGATCTCCGGAATTTTTGCCTTCGCTGCAGCGCGTACCGAAAATCCGGAAATATATTCAGAAATAATCCCCACGATCGTGGCAGCGACAGTTACGGAAATACAGAAGGTCGGATTTCTGAAAGAGATATTGGCTTCAGCGCTAAAACTCCACGAGCTAAAACCATTCACAGCCTCTGATATAACGGAATACCTGGCGGCGACCCCGGCATTTTTCAGGCGACAGATCCCATCCGAAGCGACGCAGCACATACTTAAAATAACGGGCGGCATTCCGCTCGAGGTTAAAGAGCTTCTCTCCAAAAACTTTGAAGGCTTGTTCTCTTTCGATGCCGCAGGAGAAATAATCCTCGATCCCAAGATAATCGCCCCATCCACCTTTAGGCATGGGGCATCTACCGCCTTTGAAAGGCTCTTGCATAAGATCAAAATTCTGGACCGCGACGAAATCAAGTTGCTTGAGTCGATAGCCTGCTGCACGGCCGCACCGTATCTCGAGGCTCCAAAATTCCCGCTTTTAAAAAGGGTGACCGGATTGAAAGATATCGAAGAAATTTCTGAAAGGCTGATGCGCGCCGGCATACTGGAGATGGATCGAAAGGATAGGATTAAATTCTGTGACGAACATATGCCGGGGATGATCCTGATGAGGATGAACCCTGCGGATAGAAAAAAACTACACTCCGAGCTGGTCAAACATGTCAGCTTAAGGTGGAAAAATTTTCACACGGCTCACGGCGAGGATGATAAAAAAGCGATCAAAGCCGCAATCACCCTCGGCAAAAAAATGTTGAAGAACCACGGCGACTGCTCCGCAGCCATCAAGCTTTACACATCAGCTTTGAAAAGAGGATCGGAGGCTCATTGGAAACTCCGCTCGTACATTTCATCCCTAATTGCGGCTGCGGCACTAAACACCGGAGACCTGACAAGAGCTGGCGAAGCCATTTATTCCGGCAGCAGAATGATACCGGAGGGTGAATATCCTGCATACCGAAGGAGGTTCGCGCTCCTCGATATCGCCATGGCCCTGAGAGCCGGCACCCTCAATCACGCGCAGCGCCTCATAGAATCATCTCGCCTTATTGCGGCAAAATCCCGCCTGGAGGACTACGACCTGGCTTTGAAAAATTACAATGGAAATCTTCTCTATGAGATGGCAATCAGAGATCCGTCCAAAGATGCGAAAAAACTGCTTGAGGCCAGAAAGATATTTGAAGGTTCGAAGTCCATGGAATTCCGACTAGCCCCCCATTCAAGAAAAAAAGTCATGAACAACCTCTTATATTCCGTGCTGACTGCGCAGGGCTTGTACGAAGAGGCCGCTCGAACTCTTGAATTTGAGATTTCCGGAAATAAACCCGACATATTTCATCTGATACCCGCGTATATGGCAATAGCAGAGGGGTTGCGAATCTCAGGAAAAACCGGACGCGCCCTTCTTTGGGCCAAAAGGGCGTTGAAGCTGGCCGGCAACGGGAATTCCGGACCGATGCTGGCCTATTCGCATGCAGTTCTTGCCAACATATTTTATGACATGGACGATTTTCAAAGATGTCTCGCCCACTGCTCCAGCGAACTTGCATCGATAGCATGCCGGTCGGCGCACACGACACCAAACTCCATGGCCAGGATATGGTCGATGATGGGACGCTGTCATGGCGAAAGCGGAAATCACAGGAAGGCGATAGTCTATTTCGAGGCGGCCCTGGCATCAGCATCGGAGGGATATTTCGCGATGTCGGCATATCTGGGAATGGGCGAAGCCTACCTGTCGCTGGGAAAAAAGAAAACTGCGATGGAATACATAGGTTGCGCCGAAGCGATGCTAAAGACAATGCCCGTCGATGAGATTTCCAAATCGCACCGGAAACGGGCGAAGCAGGTCAAAAAACTCATCAGGGATCAAATGTGA